In one Trichlorobacter lovleyi SZ genomic region, the following are encoded:
- a CDS encoding chemotaxis protein CheW translates to MESAIQELQLAGFLMGDNLFAIDIMRIKEIVIPQKLAGFPLQNSSLDGMINLRGQVIPVMNLRARFGMPPRPGGPGKLMIVSVAGRQVALAVDDLDEVVTVPVRDLTPPPDMIEGVGAEFLVAVCLCNERLYLVLDIDSLFTPSGRHYQGQIQEEVLHGDA, encoded by the coding sequence ATGGAGTCTGCTATTCAGGAGCTGCAACTGGCAGGTTTTCTTATGGGTGATAACCTGTTCGCCATTGATATCATGCGGATCAAGGAAATTGTGATCCCGCAGAAGCTTGCGGGGTTTCCACTGCAGAACAGCAGCCTTGACGGCATGATCAATCTGCGCGGACAGGTTATTCCGGTCATGAATCTGCGTGCCCGTTTCGGGATGCCTCCCCGCCCCGGCGGACCGGGCAAGCTGATGATTGTATCGGTGGCAGGGCGGCAGGTTGCCCTTGCGGTTGATGATCTTGATGAAGTGGTGACGGTGCCGGTGCGTGATCTGACACCGCCACCCGATATGATCGAAGGGGTAGGGGCTGAATTTCTGGTTGCAGTCTGTCTCTGCAATGAGCGGCTCTATCTGGTGCTCGACATTGATTCCCTCTTTACCCCTTCAGGACGACATTATCAGGGACAGATTCAGGAGGAAGTTCTGCATGGCGATGCCTGA
- a CDS encoding HEAT repeat domain-containing protein → MAMPDSHRMAADHDEEIRYRAVQEQRHLPLQQSRAILFAALGDESWRVRKQAVEVVLAARPDQDDIHQLIDLLRDEENAGLRNATAELLVRCGVRVVPILLGYLDDADHDLRKLVVDALGALGGAEALAGLTRALSDPDSNVAAAAAEGLGVAGNAESVPELLRHLERNQESFFRFNALAALGRIGVAGPLPAVVKQLAGQELLRRAVFECLGKIGSDSDAVALLLEGVLSHLPSVRQAAVSSLVQVLQRLDAAGQSEAKARLQLLADQGLVEQLIASFTPGNQAVNEAVVAILGILADPRGLEVLFSALADERLTAAAESALRQLGLAAVRAANTRFAATESIDERAALCRFLGNSGAPEGADVIRCALADAAARVRSAAVYASAKLSDPELPAQVAELLNDEDASVREAALAALLRYADIDRHVIGTAAKQLASAPDPEQRRGAALLFAAVHDGEQLARLLKDENASVRESAARAAGKLRPAEGCSHLMMALVDEEPDVRIAAAEALGDCRDDAAIAPLRLSLHDSDAWVQAAALRSLVQLAGEAALPDLLQLWEQGDEVVQLACLEAFEQIGSVMALQAVSRDLGRHDGEVLKGAIELLHRYDLSLLLPWFNHIICHQDWDVRITAVRASSALPAEDRMTLLQMALDREDNDLVRAEIRSQLGAD, encoded by the coding sequence ATGGCGATGCCTGATAGCCACCGGATGGCTGCAGACCATGACGAAGAAATACGCTACCGGGCTGTGCAGGAACAGCGTCATCTGCCTCTGCAGCAAAGCAGGGCCATTCTTTTTGCTGCCCTTGGTGACGAAAGCTGGCGTGTGCGTAAGCAGGCCGTGGAGGTCGTGCTGGCAGCCCGGCCTGATCAGGATGATATTCATCAACTGATCGACCTGTTGCGGGATGAGGAAAATGCCGGGCTGCGCAATGCAACTGCCGAGCTTCTGGTCAGATGTGGCGTCAGGGTTGTGCCGATCCTGCTGGGTTATCTGGACGATGCGGACCATGACCTGCGCAAGCTGGTGGTGGATGCCCTTGGTGCTCTTGGCGGTGCAGAGGCACTTGCCGGTCTGACCCGTGCCCTGTCAGATCCGGATAGCAACGTGGCTGCAGCGGCGGCAGAAGGATTGGGGGTTGCTGGTAACGCTGAATCTGTTCCGGAATTGTTACGGCATCTTGAGCGGAATCAGGAATCCTTTTTTCGTTTCAATGCGCTGGCGGCCCTGGGACGGATCGGTGTTGCCGGACCATTACCGGCGGTGGTCAAGCAGCTTGCCGGGCAGGAGCTTCTGCGGCGGGCCGTATTTGAGTGCCTTGGCAAAATAGGTAGCGATAGTGATGCCGTTGCATTGCTGCTGGAAGGCGTGTTGTCACACCTTCCCAGTGTCCGCCAGGCTGCTGTCAGCTCGTTGGTCCAGGTACTCCAGCGCCTCGATGCTGCCGGGCAGTCAGAGGCCAAAGCACGATTGCAGCTCCTGGCTGACCAAGGACTGGTCGAGCAGTTGATCGCTTCGTTTACCCCCGGTAACCAGGCGGTGAATGAGGCTGTCGTGGCTATTCTGGGCATACTGGCCGATCCGCGCGGTCTTGAGGTGTTGTTTTCCGCTCTGGCGGATGAACGTCTGACGGCAGCAGCAGAATCGGCATTACGGCAGCTGGGGCTTGCAGCGGTCAGAGCCGCCAATACACGTTTTGCTGCAACAGAATCGATTGATGAACGGGCTGCCCTGTGCCGATTTTTAGGGAACAGCGGGGCGCCGGAAGGGGCAGATGTTATCCGCTGCGCACTTGCGGATGCTGCGGCCCGGGTACGCAGCGCTGCAGTCTATGCCTCTGCCAAGTTGAGCGATCCGGAGTTGCCCGCACAGGTGGCAGAGCTTTTGAATGATGAGGATGCCTCGGTGCGGGAGGCAGCACTGGCTGCACTGCTCCGTTACGCTGATATTGATCGCCACGTAATTGGAACGGCCGCAAAACAGCTGGCATCTGCGCCGGACCCTGAACAGCGCAGAGGGGCCGCCTTGCTCTTTGCCGCCGTGCATGATGGTGAGCAGCTGGCCCGGTTGCTGAAAGATGAAAATGCCTCGGTGCGTGAATCTGCTGCACGGGCTGCCGGAAAACTGAGGCCTGCAGAGGGATGCTCCCACTTGATGATGGCGTTGGTCGATGAAGAACCTGATGTCCGGATTGCTGCTGCCGAGGCATTGGGAGACTGCCGGGATGATGCCGCCATTGCACCGCTTCGACTGTCTCTGCATGACAGTGATGCCTGGGTACAGGCCGCTGCCTTGCGTAGTCTGGTACAGCTGGCCGGTGAGGCCGCACTGCCAGATCTGCTGCAACTCTGGGAACAGGGAGATGAGGTGGTGCAGCTGGCCTGCCTGGAAGCGTTTGAGCAGATCGGGTCAGTCATGGCGTTGCAGGCTGTTTCAAGGGATCTTGGACGGCATGACGGTGAGGTGCTGAAGGGAGCGATCGAGTTGTTGCACCGTTACGACCTGTCATTGCTGCTGCCCTGGTTTAATCATATTATCTGCCACCAGGACTGGGATGTGAGAATCACTGCTGTCAGGGCCAGCAGTGCATTGCC